A part of Periophthalmus magnuspinnatus isolate fPerMag1 chromosome 19, fPerMag1.2.pri, whole genome shotgun sequence genomic DNA contains:
- the LOC117387470 gene encoding transmembrane protein 238-like, translating to MASCVGNWAPIFYLALLFDVAGFAVLLVGIFGNLRLDGRFYGDFLIYTGALIIFLSLVWWVLWYTGNVQLYTGLERRATGDSGSCNVSFTHWARKLSKRLSGSSVKGVDDWEAQKKHAMANEKEAKGVQWEKRGSGHENKGFDAGQEAVDDKNVELGVLGSAERAPREDKAERLL from the coding sequence ATGGCCAGCTGCGTGGGTAACTGGGCGCCCATCTTCTACCTGGCTTTGCTGTTCGACGTGGCGGGGTTCGCGGTGTTGCTCGTGGGGATCTTTGGCAATTTAAGACTCGACGGGCGCTTTTACGGGGATTTCCTCATCTACACGGGCGCCCTCATCATCTTCCTCAGCCTCGTGTGGTGGGTGCTCTGGTACACAGGGAACGTCCAGCTTTACACGGGACTAGAGAGGCGTGCGACGGGGGATTCGGGCTCCTGTAATGTCAGTTTCACACACTGGGCTCGCAAGTTATCCAAGAGACTGTCCGGGAGCAGCGTCAAAGGTGTGGATGACTGGGAAGCGCAGAAGAAGCACGCCATGGCCAACGAGAAGGAGGCGAAGGGGGTCCAGTGGGAGAAGCGCGGGTCTGGGCACGAAAACAAGGGCTTTGACGCGGGGCAAGAAGCGGTGGACGATAAGAACGTGGAGCTGGGAGTGCTCGGGAGCGCAGAGCGAGCTCCACGGGAGGACAAGGCGGAGAGGCTGCTCTAG